The following are encoded together in the Flavobacterium sp. TR2 genome:
- a CDS encoding arylsulfatase: MKQIKLKCGFTNTLRVSALLFFCWVSAIAQSKKPNILVLWGDDIGTTNISAYSDGLMGYTTPNIDRLANEGLRFLHYYGEQSCTAGRAAFLTGQHGLRTGLTKVGYPGAPMGMSQLDPSIGGIMKSLGYATGQFGKNHVGDRNENLPTVNGFDEFFGNLYHLNAEEEPELPDYPKDPEYLKKFGPRGVLKCTATNVDDGTTDPRFGRVGKQKIEDTGALTKKRMETIDDETSAAAIDYIKRQNAAGKPFFCWFNATRMHLRTHVRKEHRGRYTHGDSEYIDGMIEHDETIGSILKALDDLGIADNTIVIYSTDNGPHMNTWPDGAMTPFRSEKNTNWEGAFRVPCIVRWPGHIKPGTITNELMSHNDWIPTLASIAGEPDIVNKLLKGYNANGKTYKVHLDGYDQSSFLLGKTPKSARDKFFYTDDDGLLVGLREGDYKYVFAEQRLAGTLGVWAEPFTKLRLQKIFNLYQDPFERADFTSNTYWDWVMNHVQMVYGAIYDVGVFAETFKEYPPRSIPPSFSAYTIMEEAMKDIKAQQYIEKNVLPKVKEEEAASKKKK, encoded by the coding sequence ATGAAACAAATCAAATTAAAATGCGGATTTACGAATACTCTGCGGGTATCAGCTTTACTGTTTTTTTGCTGGGTTTCGGCTATAGCGCAAAGCAAAAAGCCAAATATTTTGGTGCTTTGGGGTGATGATATTGGAACAACGAATATAAGTGCTTACAGCGATGGGCTTATGGGGTATACAACTCCAAACATTGATCGTTTGGCCAATGAAGGATTAAGATTTTTACATTATTATGGAGAACAAAGCTGTACTGCGGGACGTGCGGCTTTTTTAACAGGACAGCACGGCCTTAGAACTGGGCTTACAAAAGTAGGTTATCCTGGGGCTCCTATGGGAATGAGCCAGTTAGATCCTTCTATTGGCGGAATTATGAAAAGTCTTGGTTATGCAACAGGGCAGTTTGGTAAAAATCATGTTGGAGACCGTAACGAAAACCTGCCAACGGTGAATGGCTTTGATGAGTTTTTTGGAAACCTGTATCACTTGAATGCAGAAGAAGAGCCAGAATTGCCAGATTATCCTAAAGATCCAGAATACTTGAAAAAATTTGGACCTAGAGGAGTGCTAAAATGTACTGCTACAAATGTAGATGACGGTACAACAGATCCTCGTTTTGGAAGAGTTGGAAAACAGAAAATTGAAGATACGGGAGCGCTTACTAAAAAAAGAATGGAAACGATAGATGATGAAACTTCTGCTGCGGCCATTGATTATATTAAAAGACAAAATGCGGCGGGTAAGCCATTTTTCTGCTGGTTCAATGCAACACGTATGCACTTGCGCACGCACGTTAGAAAAGAGCATAGAGGAAGATATACTCATGGAGACAGCGAATATATTGACGGTATGATTGAGCATGACGAAACTATTGGAAGCATCTTAAAAGCATTGGACGACTTAGGAATTGCTGACAATACGATCGTTATTTATTCAACAGATAATGGGCCTCATATGAATACTTGGCCTGATGGAGCAATGACTCCCTTCCGTTCAGAAAAAAATACGAACTGGGAGGGAGCTTTCCGTGTACCTTGTATTGTTCGTTGGCCAGGACATATCAAACCGGGAACTATTACTAATGAATTGATGAGCCATAATGACTGGATTCCAACTTTGGCTTCTATTGCAGGTGAACCAGATATTGTTAACAAACTTTTAAAAGGCTATAATGCAAACGGAAAAACATATAAAGTTCATCTAGACGGTTACGATCAAAGTAGTTTTTTACTAGGAAAAACACCAAAAAGTGCTAGAGATAAATTCTTTTATACCGACGATGATGGTCTTTTAGTAGGATTAAGAGAAGGAGATTACAAATATGTTTTTGCAGAACAGCGTCTGGCTGGTACACTTGGAGTATGGGCAGAGCCATTTACTAAACTTCGTTTGCAAAAAATATTTAATCTATACCAAGATCCTTTTGAAAGAGCCGATTTTACCTCAAACACCTATTGGGATTGGGTTATGAATCACGTTCAGATGGTATATGGTGCAATATATGATGTAGGCGTATTTGCTGAAACATTCAAAGAATATCCTCCAAGATCTATTCCGCCAAGTTTCTCGGCTTACACTATAATGGAAGAAGCAATGAAAGATATTAAAGCGCAGCAATATATTGAGAAAAACGTTCTTCCTAAAGTAAAAGAAGAAGAGGCAGCTTCAAAAAAGAAAAAATAA
- a CDS encoding HAD family hydrolase, translating to MRKKIILIPMLLFLFVSCKKSEESTAVKPKDSTATAAASGDPLPSWNDGTLKNEIIAYVEKVTKEGSPDFIPEEYRIATFDNDGTLWAEKPYVQELFAFYRVQKMVEAKPELAQKQPFKAVIEKDKTFFEKGGDKALIELVAATHTGMTEDEFEASVNDFFKSAKYPSKNVPVKQIRYQPQLELLNYLRANGFKTYIVTGGTIEVVRAISQDFYGIPKDQVVGTSFKYKYDAAKNVLQREAALDHFNDKEGKPVGIQLHIGQRPVFACGNEGGAGDIAMLTYSQGNKYPSFQLLVNHNDSIREYKYQEKDDASLNAAAKNKWHIVDMQKDWKKVFAD from the coding sequence ATGCGTAAAAAGATAATATTAATTCCGATGCTTCTTTTTTTATTTGTTTCATGCAAAAAGTCAGAAGAAAGCACAGCTGTTAAACCAAAAGACAGCACAGCAACCGCTGCAGCTAGCGGAGATCCTCTGCCGAGCTGGAATGATGGAACTTTAAAAAATGAAATCATTGCTTATGTTGAAAAAGTAACGAAAGAAGGAAGTCCAGACTTTATTCCAGAAGAATACAGAATTGCGACTTTTGATAATGACGGAACTTTATGGGCTGAAAAACCTTATGTACAAGAACTTTTTGCTTTTTATAGAGTGCAAAAAATGGTGGAGGCGAAACCTGAATTAGCCCAAAAACAGCCTTTTAAAGCGGTAATCGAAAAAGACAAAACTTTCTTTGAAAAAGGAGGTGACAAAGCGCTTATAGAACTGGTTGCAGCAACTCATACCGGAATGACTGAAGATGAATTCGAAGCTTCGGTAAATGATTTCTTTAAAAGCGCAAAGTATCCCAGCAAAAATGTTCCAGTAAAACAAATACGCTATCAGCCGCAATTGGAACTGCTAAATTATTTACGCGCTAACGGATTTAAAACGTACATCGTTACTGGCGGAACAATAGAAGTAGTAAGAGCAATATCTCAGGATTTTTACGGAATCCCAAAAGACCAAGTGGTTGGAACTTCTTTCAAATATAAATATGATGCAGCTAAAAATGTGCTACAGCGAGAAGCTGCTTTAGATCATTTTAATGATAAAGAAGGCAAACCGGTAGGTATTCAATTGCACATTGGGCAGCGACCTGTTTTTGCTTGTGGTAATGAAGGTGGAGCTGGAGATATTGCGATGCTAACATATTCGCAAGGCAATAAATATCCATCATTTCAATTGCTGGTCAATCACAATGATTCAATAAGAGAGTATAAATATCAAGAGAAAGATGATGCGTCATTAAATGCTGCGGCAAAAAATAAATGGCATATTGTTGATATGCAGAAAGACTGGAAAAAAGTTTTTGCAGATTAA
- a CDS encoding DUF2252 domain-containing protein: MAENSFDPIASKTERYEKGASIRKKIPLEKHQEWNSFVDRKNPVDILIQTSEGRVESLVPIRYSRMMESPFAFYRGAAAIMAADLAHTPVSGINLQLCGDCHLMNFGGFATPERKLVFDINDFDETFPGPWEWDVKRLAASFVIAGKWRKFSKKNCREFAWHVADSYKRHMQDYSKLSALQIWYADIDLAELIELGHDKEQKEFDQKRIKKASEYTAHEREFAKMTYFDGARARIKDDPPLIFHPSGDLEKLVAKEGEIIHKRYIESLSEEKQILLSRYKLHDIVIKVVGVGSVGTLCGISLLMSATGEPIFLQFKEARKSVLEENVKVKGKYTHQGERIVMGQKLMQSASDMFLGWTNDSKGRFFYIRQLRDAKIKPVLEVMKPKNMADYAKACGWALARAHARSGDPSMISGYIGDTDQFADAISEFSVLYADQNESDYNKMLEEIKHGKLPIAAEI, encoded by the coding sequence ATGGCCGAAAATTCTTTTGATCCCATTGCATCAAAAACCGAGCGTTATGAAAAAGGGGCTTCGATTAGAAAAAAAATCCCTTTGGAAAAGCATCAGGAATGGAATTCTTTTGTGGACAGAAAAAATCCTGTAGATATTTTAATTCAGACCAGTGAAGGAAGAGTTGAAAGTCTAGTGCCAATTCGGTACAGCAGAATGATGGAATCGCCTTTTGCATTTTATAGAGGGGCAGCAGCGATTATGGCGGCTGACTTAGCACATACTCCCGTATCGGGAATAAATCTGCAGCTTTGCGGTGATTGCCATTTAATGAATTTTGGGGGATTTGCGACTCCCGAACGCAAATTGGTTTTTGATATAAATGATTTCGATGAAACATTTCCTGGACCATGGGAATGGGATGTAAAACGACTGGCAGCCAGTTTTGTCATTGCAGGAAAATGGCGAAAATTTTCCAAGAAAAATTGTAGAGAATTTGCGTGGCACGTTGCCGACAGCTACAAACGGCATATGCAGGATTACAGTAAATTATCTGCTCTTCAAATCTGGTATGCAGATATTGATTTAGCAGAACTGATAGAATTAGGCCATGATAAAGAACAGAAAGAGTTTGATCAGAAGCGAATAAAAAAAGCATCAGAATATACCGCTCACGAGAGAGAGTTTGCAAAGATGACTTATTTTGACGGAGCAAGGGCACGCATAAAAGATGATCCACCTTTGATATTTCATCCAAGCGGAGATCTTGAAAAACTGGTTGCTAAAGAAGGCGAGATCATTCACAAAAGATATATAGAATCTCTTTCAGAAGAAAAACAGATTTTGTTAAGCAGATATAAGCTTCATGATATTGTCATAAAAGTGGTGGGCGTAGGAAGTGTCGGGACTCTTTGCGGGATTAGTCTGCTAATGTCGGCTACTGGCGAACCTATTTTTTTACAGTTTAAAGAAGCCAGAAAAAGTGTGCTCGAAGAAAATGTAAAAGTTAAAGGCAAATACACTCATCAGGGCGAACGCATCGTGATGGGACAAAAGCTCATGCAGTCTGCATCTGATATGTTTCTGGGCTGGACAAACGACAGTAAGGGCAGATTCTTTTATATCAGACAGCTTAGAGATGCCAAAATAAAACCGGTTTTAGAAGTTATGAAGCCAAAAAATATGGCAGATTATGCCAAAGCCTGCGGATGGGCGCTTGCAAGAGCTCATGCGCGTTCAGGGGATCCTTCAATGATTTCAGGCTATATTGGAGATACAGACCAATTTGCCGATGCTATTTCGGAATTTTCGGTTTTATATGCCGATCAAAACGAATCGGATTACAATAAAATGCTAGAAGAGATAAAACATGGCAAACTGCCAATAGCGGCCGAAATTTAA
- a CDS encoding DUF4136 domain-containing protein yields the protein MNIKRTNLRIIPVLFLGLFYSCAPTVKVTTDYDHAANFSEYKTFAVYDLKAQQGQVNQLNVDRVAKAIRNEMLAKGFTESSNPDLKVNAVSILKNKTQVTADTNFYGYGGMYRPYGYWGGGAMMGGGSTTFNSYDYVDGSLVIDIVSTKTDKLVWQGIGNAEIDSRPDNPEQFINDAIKKILAGFPPGAVKK from the coding sequence ATGAATATTAAAAGAACAAATCTTCGTATAATCCCAGTCTTATTTTTGGGTTTGTTTTACAGCTGCGCCCCAACTGTAAAAGTTACAACTGATTATGATCATGCTGCGAACTTCAGCGAATACAAAACCTTTGCCGTTTACGACTTAAAAGCTCAGCAAGGACAAGTAAATCAGTTAAATGTTGATCGTGTTGCAAAAGCAATCCGAAACGAAATGCTCGCAAAAGGATTTACAGAATCTAGTAATCCAGATCTAAAAGTGAATGCCGTATCTATATTAAAAAACAAAACTCAAGTGACAGCCGATACTAATTTTTATGGCTATGGCGGAATGTATCGTCCATACGGCTATTGGGGTGGAGGCGCCATGATGGGTGGCGGTAGCACAACATTCAACTCTTACGATTATGTTGACGGCTCACTGGTAATAGACATCGTATCTACAAAAACGGATAAATTGGTTTGGCAGGGAATCGGAAATGCTGAAATAGACAGCAGACCAGACAATCCTGAGCAATTTATTAACGATGCTATCAAAAAAATATTGGCCGGATTTCCTCCGGGAGCAGTTAAAAAATAG
- a CDS encoding AraC family transcriptional regulator, translated as MIDILLSLFFFIATIAGLATAMMVLFSKKNYSKSFFLGMFLLSLAVVSIYNFYLSANLFKEFPDLFIITKSFIFLAAPCSFLYVRNILSLNKSFRKYDWLHFIPFAVYFALTLFVYIGSFTNLKIVDYVAAKIRNPFSILTLTIWLFYVFFQTMLILNYDLKKFKGNLFHRTKVINWIRVYNLMILFLFSALFVHHFLSRKVNVVDLSCYFLISSVLFFTVGWLYFRPQIFHDEEEAFDFVVDNTIAVKTKETKATLPITSELTLEKREEYLLKLDYVLNSKNLFLKKDFVIRDLSDETGISVHHLSNLINSEFGLHFQDYVNLKRIEYFKDKINDPEWKDLSLEGMAWGSGFKSRTTCFRAFIKHTGKSPSEYFKTIRINPDHTSAYYFK; from the coding sequence ATGATCGATATTTTACTCTCCCTTTTCTTTTTTATTGCCACAATTGCGGGCCTTGCTACTGCAATGATGGTTTTATTTTCCAAAAAAAATTATTCCAAAAGCTTCTTTTTGGGAATGTTCCTGCTGAGTTTGGCTGTAGTAAGTATTTACAATTTTTATTTATCGGCCAATCTTTTTAAAGAATTTCCAGATTTATTTATTATTACCAAATCATTTATTTTTCTGGCAGCGCCATGTTCATTTTTATATGTTCGAAATATTTTATCGCTAAATAAAAGCTTCAGAAAGTATGATTGGCTTCATTTTATTCCTTTTGCTGTTTATTTTGCTTTGACGCTTTTTGTTTATATAGGAAGCTTTACCAATCTAAAAATTGTCGATTATGTAGCGGCCAAAATAAGAAACCCGTTTTCTATTTTAACTTTGACGATTTGGCTTTTCTATGTCTTTTTTCAAACCATGTTGATTTTAAACTATGATTTGAAAAAATTTAAAGGAAATCTATTTCATCGAACTAAAGTAATTAACTGGATCAGGGTTTATAACCTTATGATTTTGTTTCTTTTCTCTGCACTTTTTGTCCATCATTTTTTATCAAGAAAAGTAAATGTGGTCGATCTTTCCTGCTATTTTTTAATTTCATCAGTATTATTTTTTACTGTCGGATGGCTGTACTTCAGACCGCAGATATTTCATGATGAAGAAGAAGCATTTGATTTTGTTGTAGATAATACAATAGCGGTAAAAACCAAAGAGACAAAGGCAACGCTTCCGATTACAAGTGAATTGACGCTTGAAAAAAGAGAAGAATACCTTTTAAAACTGGATTATGTTTTAAACTCTAAAAATCTATTCTTAAAAAAAGATTTTGTAATTCGAGATTTGTCAGACGAAACAGGAATATCAGTGCATCATTTATCCAATTTGATTAACTCCGAATTTGGCCTTCATTTTCAGGACTATGTTAATCTGAAAAGAATTGAATATTTCAAGGACAAAATAAATGATCCAGAATGGAAAGATTTATCATTGGAAGGCATGGCATGGGGTTCAGGTTTTAAATCCCGAACAACTTGTT